Below is a genomic region from Dechloromonas denitrificans.
GCCGGACGGCAGGTTGACCTGACGCACGAAGGCGGTTTCGATCTGATGTTCGATCTGGAAGCGTGAAAAGAGCGGTACGTCGTCGCGGTAGCGTTTGACGCGGTTGACGTTGCCTGGCATGACGGTGCCCATGAAGGCACGAGCTTGCTCGTAGACATCGTCGGTGTCGATCAGGATTTCGCCGATTTCGGAATGGAAATAGTCACGAATGGCGCGGATAACCAGGCTGCCTTCGAGGTAGATCAGGAAGGCGCCGCTTTGCTGTTTGGCAGCACCTTCGATGGCGGTCCACAGTTGCAGCAGGTAGTTCAAGTCCCACTGCAGCTCTTCAGCCTGGCGGCCAATGGCGGCGGTGCGGGCGATCAGGCTCATGCCTTGCGGTACGGCGAGCTGATCCATGGTTTCACGCAGTTCGGCGCGCTCGTCACCGTCTACGCGGCGGGAGACACCGCCACCACGCGGATTGTTCGGCATCAGGACCAGATAGCGGCCAGCCAGGGAAACGTAGGTGGTCAGGGCGGCGCCCTTGTTGCCACGTTCGTCCTTGTCGACCTGAACGATCAACTCCTGGCCTTCTTTCAAGGCCTCGTTGATCTTGGCGCGACCTACGTCGACGCCGGGCTGGAAATAAGAGCGGGAAATTTCCTTGAAAGGAAGGAAACCATGCCGGTCTGCACCATAGTCCACGAAGCAGGCTTCGAGAGATGGCTCGATACGGGTGATGACCCCTTTGTAGATATTGCTCTTGCGTTGCTCTTTGGCGGCTGACTCAATGTCGAGATCAATCAGTTTCTGACCATCGACAATGGCGACACGTAATTCTTCAGCCTGTGTCGCATTGAAAAGCATGCGTTTCATTTATTGGGGCTCCAGCGCGCTTGGGTTCACGGCAAGGAAGCGCCCGTTCAGGCAGCGACAGTTTCAGTTAGCGGATTGCGTCATAAATAAATGGCAAATGCGACGAAGAAAGTGCTGATCAACAAATGGCTGCGTGTTTTTTATTGAAATTCGCAACCTGATAATTCCTGCAACGGGCAATCCGTGCGTGCTTAAGGCGGGCTAATCCATTAACATCACTACTTTTGGTGAGTGAACTTAACCAGTCGTTTTGCGTTGGTCTGGCTTGTGCAAGTGGCGCAAGTGAGACTTCGGAGCCTGCCGCATGGCGGTCGCGCTTGTAGCGCGAGGCAAACGGTCTGACGGTTCAGGATCTCTTGCAAACCGAGACGCAAAACGTAGGCAGTATATTAGAAAATGAATGGGGCTGGGAACAATTCGGTTGCCTATGTGGTAATCAGTGAAGAAGAGCAGGGCCAGCGCCTTGACAACTTTTTGATACGACGTTGCAAAGGGGTGCCGAAGAGCCACCTTTATCGCATCTTGCGCAGCGGCGAAGTACGGGTAAATAGCCGCCGGGTTGATGCAACCTACCGCCTGTGCACCGGCGACAACCTCCGGATTCCGCCCATGCGGATTGCCGAGCGTCCCCAGAATGAAGTCGACGAAGCCGCCAAGCAGCGTACCGAATTGCCGATCATCTACGAAGATGACGCAATGCTGATTATCGACAAGCCAGAGGGAATCGCTGTTCATGGCGGCAGCGGGGTCAGCTTTGGTGTGATCGAGGCGCTTCGTCGCCAACGTCCGCAAGCCAAGTTTCTTGAATTGGCACACCGTCTCGATCGGGAGACCTCGGGGATTTTGCTTGTTGGCAAGAAACGCCTGGCGCTGACGGCGCTGCATGACATGTTCCGTGAACACGGTGCCGGTGCTGACAAGCGCTATCTGGTAATGGTCAAGGGGCGCTGGATGAACAACACCCAGCACGTCAAGCTGCCTTTGTACAAATACCTGACCGAAAGCGGTGAGCGTCGCGTCATGGTGCGCGATGATGGCAAGGCGTCGCATACTGTTTTCCGCCTGCTGGCTCGCTGGCCGGGCATGAGTTTGCTTGAGGCACAGTTGAAAACTGGTCGGACACACCAGATTCGCGTCCATTTGTCGCATCTGGGGTTTCCCATTTTCGGTGACGAGAAATATGGTGATTTTGCACTCAACAAAGTGCTCAAGCGCGATGGTTTGAAGCGCATGGCGCTGCACGCCTGGCGTATGGCATTCAAGCATCCGATAACCGGTGATCCGCTCGAATCGTTTGCACCCATGCCGGATGGCATTCGCAGCTATATTGCTGCGGTCGACGCGCAAAACGTGAGGGAATTCACGGCGGACAATTACGACCAGATTCTTTCTTGGCAGAACTCGAATTCATGAAATACCAACTTGTTGTTTTTGACTGGGATGGCACATTGCTTGATTCCGCAGGGGCTATTGTCAATGCGATTCAGGCCTCGTGTCGCGACCTCGGCCTGGAAGAGCCGAGCGATGCGCAGGCGCGGCATGTGATTGGCCTCGGGCTGATGGATGCCATGCGGCATGCCGTGCCAAGCCTGCCACCTGAGCGGATTCACGAAATGGTTGAGCGCTATCGCTTCCATTACCTTTCCGCCGATCATCAGCTGGTGCTGTTTCCCGGCGTTCGCGAAATGCTTGCTCGCCTGCAGGCTGCGGGACACATGCTGGCAGTTGCAACGGGTAAAAGTCGCCTCGGGCTGGATCGTGCCTTCGCGCATTCAGGCTTGGGGGCATTGTTCCAGGCGTCGCGCTGCGCCGATGAGTGTCACTCGAAACCGCATCCGCAAATGCTTGAGGAGTTGATGGCCGAATTTGGCGTTACGAGCGAGTCGACCGTGATGATCGGTGATACCTCGCATGATCTGCTAATGGCGAAAAATGCAGGCGTTGACGGCTTAGCTGTGACGTACGGCGCCCATCCGCTGGTGCATTTGCAGGAATGCCAGCCTAAAGCCTGTGTGCACGATGTTCGGGAACTCGATCAGTGGCTGAAAACTTACGGCTAATTTGTGACGGCTCGGCGGTGGTCGAGTCGGGCAAGGGCGTTCGTTTTTCTGTTGAGCGTTATGGCAGAACCGTACCTGCCTTCGTGATTCGCTACCGGGGAGGCGTCTTTGCTTATTTCAATGAATGTGCGCACGTTCCGGCGCAGCTGGATTGGCAGCCCGGTGAGTTCTTTGATGATTCCAAGCTATACTTGATCTGCTCGATACATGGCGCGCTTTATGCTCCTGAAACCGGGCGCTGCTTGGGCGGACGCTGTCAGGGCAAGGGTTTGAAACCCCTGGCGGTCTGCGAAATCAACGGGCAGGTTTTTTTGGATCAAGAAACGATAAATGGATAATTCCCAACTCCCCGGCAATACCCCTACATGGGAGCGTCAGACGCTCGAAAAACTCGCCTTTGCTGCGCTCGATGAGCAAAAAGCCAAGCGTCGCTGGGGGATTTTCTTCAAGGCTCTGGGCTTTGCCTACTTGCTGGTTGTGCTTTTTGCGGTCGTCGATTGGGGATCCGGGGCTCAGCACGAGGAGCGCCATACCGCGCTGATCAACCTTTCCGGGGTGATCGAGTCAAAAGGCGAGGCTACGGCTGAAAATCTGATTGCCGCCCTGCATGCCGCCTATGAAGAAAAAAATGTGGCTGGCGTCATTCTGCGCATCAACAGCCCTGGTGGAAGCCCGGTGCAGGCCGGGATGATCAACGACGAAATTCGTCGTTTGCGGGCCAAGCATCCGGATAAGCCAATCTACGCGGTGATCGAGGATATGTGTGCCTCGGGTGGCTATTACGTGGCTGTCGCGGCGGATTCAATCTATGTTAACAAAGCCAGTATCGTCGGCTCGATTGGTGTACTGATGGATGGTTTTGGTTTTAATGGCGTGATGGATAAATTTGGTGTCGAGCGTCGTTTGCTGACTGCCGGTGAAAACAAGGGGTTCCTTGATCCATTCTCGCCGCAGGTTGAAAAGCACAAGCAGCATGCCCAGTCTTTGCTCAACGATATTCACGCGCAGTTCATCGATGTCGTCAAGACCGGGCGTGGCAAGCGTCTCAAGGAGTCGCCGGACATGTTCTCCGGTTTGATGTGGACCGGCGCGCAGAGTATCCAGCTGGGTTTGGCGGATCAATTCGGTAGCGTCGATTCCGTGGCGCGCGATGTCATCAAGGCGGAGAAGGTCCTCGATTATTCGGTTAAGGACAATATCGCCGAGCGTTTTGCCAAGCGTCTTGGGGCTGGCGCGGTCAACGGCTTGTGGAAAGGTATTTCCGAAAGCGCGCAGGATGCACGCTTTCGTTAAGACTTCAGGCTAGCATCAGAAAAACAGTTGGACGCCGCTCGATTTCGGGCGGCGCTTGTTTTTTCCACTGCGCAATCGTTCGGGTCAGGACTGACTCGCCCGGAAGTGTCAGATCGGTGGCAACGGTAAGGCGGGTTGCCGGCTGGCAAGTTTGCAGGATTGCATCGAACATCGCCCGGTTACGGTAAGGTGTTTCGATAAACAACTGAGTCTGCTGACGCTTTCGGGATTCGCTTTCAAGGTCGCGCAGCGCCTTGCTGCGGTCGACTTCCTTGGCGGGCAGATATCCCTGGAAGGCAAAACGCTGGCCGTTGAGGCCGGAGGCCATCAATGCCAGGAGTAGCGACGATGGGCCAATCAGTGGAACAACGCGGATTCCTTCCTTCTGGGCGAGGGCAACGAGATTGGCTCCCGGATCGGCGACGGCCGGGCAGCCCGCTTCGGAAAGCAGGCCCACGTCGTGCCCGAGGCGCAACGGGGTCAGCAGGTGATCAAGGGCGTCGGACTTGGTGTGCTCGTTGAGTTCTTCTAGTTGCAACTCCTGGAGCGCCTTGTTCGTCCCGGCTGCTTTAAGAAAGGCGCGGGCGGTTTTTGCCTGCTCAACGACAAAATGTTCGAGCGGGCGAATGGTATCCAGAACATTGGCTGGCAAAGAGTGTTCCGGCGCTGTTGGGCCGAGCGGGACCGGAATGAGATATAGCGTGCCGGACATTACAGGATGGCCACGTTTTGTTGGCGCAGCAGGTCGCAGAGAGCGATCAGGGGTAGGCCAACCAGTGCATTCGGATCGTCACCCTGCATGCTATTAAGTAGTGCGATCCCCAGTCCTTCTGATTTTGCCGAGCCGGCACAGTTATAGGCAGGCTCGCGACGCAGGTAGTTTTCGATTTCGCTGTCGCTGAGCTCACGAAAGCTGACTAGTGTCGAAACGCCGCGCACCTCGGCTTGATCGGTGCGAGCGTTGTACAGGCAAAGGCCGGTAAAGAAATTGACGGTTTTTCCCGAGAGTGCGCGCAACTGCGCAACGGCGCGCTCGTGTGTGCCGGGTTTTCCATAGATTTTGCCGTCGACCGTGGCAACCTGGTCGCTGCCAATAATCAGTGCATCAGGGTGGTTTGCGGCGGCGGCCCGTGCTTTGGCTTCGGACAGGCGCAGGGCGAGTGCCTGCGGTGCCTCGTCGGGGAGGGGGGTTTCGTCTGTTTGGGGGTTGGCGACGGTGAATGGCAGGCCAAGTCGCTCCAGAAGTTCGCGGCGATATGGTGAGGTAGAGGCGAGAATAAGTGGCTGGGTCATGAAAGTTTAGTTACAACAATGTGTTGCGCCGACTTCTTGAAGCAGCACTTTGTTTTGACTTGGAAAGCCAAAAATAATATCATCTCGCGTTTAAGTCGTAACGGTTCGAGATTGAAAAGAATTACTGACGCTTTTGTCTTTGCCCGGGATGGTCGAGTTCTCAAGGGAACACTGCCTGTCTCGAGCTTTGAACGCCTGGAGGATTTGCTGGTTGAAACAACTGGCGATCTGGAGTTCCAGCTTCATGGCTACAAGGCCGAGCACGGAAAGTACATGCTGCACTTGGAAGTGAGCGGGATTCTCCCGCTGGCATGCCAGCGCTGCCTGCAGGCAATTCCATTTGAGCTTGATGTCGATAGTCTGCTGGAGCTGATCCCGGAAGGCGCCGACATGTCGCAAGACGAACTGGAAGACGATACCCGTGATTTCCTGCCGGTGGCAGGCGAACTTGATGTGGTCGAATTGGTGGAGGATGAGATTCTTCTGACGCTGCCGTTCGCACCGAGGCATGAAAAATGTGGTTTGCCTGGTACAGCCAATGCTGGTGAGCGGATTAACCCGTTTGCTACGCTGGCTGGGCTTAAAGGCAAGCCGAACTGATTTTATTGGAGTATCAACATGGCCGTTCAACAGAACAAAAAATCCCCTTCCAAGCGTGGCATGCACCGCGCACACGACTTCCTGGTTGCCCCGCCGCTGGCTGTTGAGCCGACGACCGGCGAAACGCACCTGCGCCACCACATTTCCCCCAACGGTTTCTACCGTGGCAAGAAGGTCCTGAAGGCCAAGGGCGAGTAATCGTTCATTGAAGGGCAGGCGGCTCTGATGAGTCGCCTGCCTTTTATTTTGCCATGACATCCCGCATCGCTATTGATTGCATGGGGGGAGACCACGGTCCGTCAGTGACGGTACCTGCGGCTACCCAATTTCTGGCACAGCATCCGGCAGCTCATCTGATCCTCGTTGGTCAGGAGGACGTTTTACGTCCTTTGCTTGGTGCTGAGGCCGAAAATCCGCGTCTGCGCATCGTTCACGCCTCCGAAGTTGTGGAGATGGACGAATCGCCCGCGCTCGCCATGCGCAACAAAAAAGACTCGTCCATGCGTGTCGCCGTCAATCTCGTCAAGTCTGGCGAGGCTGATGCCTGCGTTTCTGCGGGCAATACAGGCGCACTCATGGCGATTTCACGTTTCGTTCTCAAAATGCTGCCAGGCATTGAGCGGCCGGCGATTTGTGCGCCATTGCCGACGGTTAACGGCCATACCCACATGCTTGACCTGGGGGCCAATGTTGACTGCGGCCCCGAGCACTTGCTTCAGTTCGGCATCATGGGGGCCATGCTGGTTGCTGCCATGGAGCAGAAGGACCGGCCAAGCGTCGGCATCCTCAATATTGGCACAGAGGAAATCAAGGGTAATGAGGTCGTCAAAGCGGCGGCTGAACTGCTCCGGGCCTCCGATCTGAATTTCATTGGCAACGTTGAGGGCGATGGCATCTACAAAGGTGAAGCAGATGTCATTGTCTGTGACGGTTTTGTGGGTAACGTGGCACTTAAAACATCAGAAGGCCTGGCGCAGATGCTGGCGTCTTCCTTGCGCAGCGAATTCAAGCGTAACTGGCTGACCAAATTTGCCGCACTGATCGCCATATCCGTGCTGAATAATTTCAAGCGTCGCTTCGATCATCGCCGTTATAACGGTGCGATCCTGCTTGGCTTGAAAGGCATTTCCGTCAAGAGCCATGGGTCGGCTGACATTCTGTCATTCGGCAATGCGATTGGTCGTGCGTATGATGCTGCAGAGAACCGTGTACTGGAGCGAATCGCCGGTCGTATCGCCGAGATGACCAGCGCTGCACCGGCTGAGGCCGGAGAGAGTATCTAATGTTTGCACGATTGATCGGTACTGGTAGCTACCTGCCCGGTGAGCCTGTCAGCAATGATGACCTCGCAGCACGTGGTATTGATACGAATGACGAATGGATTGTGACGCGGACCGGTATTCGCAGTCGCCACCTGGCCACGCCGGGTACAACTTCGAGTGAATTAGGTCTGATTGCTGCACAACGTGCGCTCGAAATGGCGGGCGTCTCAGCCGGTGATCTTGATCTGATTATCGTTGCCACATCGACGCCGGATTTTATTTTTCCGAGCACCGCCTGTTTGATTCAGGGCAAGCTTGGTAACAAGGGGGCTGCGGCATTTGATGTCCAGGCTGTTTGTGCCGGCTTCACCTACGCTCTCGGCATTGCTGAAAAGTTCATTTGTTCCGGCAGCCACAAGCGGGCGCTTGTGATCGGCGCAGAGGTTTTTTCGCGCATTCTTGACTGGAATGATCGCGGCACCTGTGTACTTTTTGGTGATGGTGCGGGTGCAGTTGTTCTTGAAGCTTCCGAGGAAACCGGCATTCTTGCAACTGCAATGCATGCTGATGGCAGCCAGAACGGAATCCTCAACGTGCCGGGCCAGATTTGTGGCGGGCAGGTGACTGGCGATCCTTTCCTGCGCATGGACGGACAGGCTGTCTTCAAGTTTGCCGTGCGCGTTCTGGCTGATATTGCCGAAGAAGTCTGCCTTGCTGCGAACTGCGCAACAAGCGATGTCGATTGGCTGATTCCGCATCAAGCCAATATCCGGATCATCGAAGCGACCGGCAAGCGCCTGGGCATTGATCGCAGCAAAGTGATTGTCAGCGTCGATCGCCACGGTAATACCTCGGCAGCTTCGGTGCCGCTAGCTCTCGATGAAGCTGTGCGCGATGGCCGCATCCAGCGCGGCCAGAAAGTTTTGCTTGAAGGCGTCGGTGGCGGCTTCACCTGGGGCGCAGCCCTGCTTGAATTCTGATACAGGAGACCGAAGAATGTCTTTTGCTTTCGTTTTTCCCGGCCAAGGCTCACAAAGTGTGGGCATGATGGCCGCCTACGGCGATGCCGCTGTTGTTCGCGCCACTTTTGACGAAGCCTCGGCGGCATTGGGCGATGATCTGTGGACCATGGTTGCCGAAGGTCCGGCTGAAATTCTTACCCAGACCGTTAATACGCAGCCAGTCATGTTGACCGCAGCAATCGCTGCATGGCGCTTGTGGCAGGAAAAAGGCGGCCGCCAACCTGCTGTTCTTGCCGGACATAGCCTGGGCGAATACTCCGCACTGGTTGCTGCTGGTGTGATTGAGTTCAAGGATGCTGTACCGCTAGTGCGTCTGCGCGCCGCCGCAATGCAGGAAGCCGTTCCGGTGGGAACCGGTGCAATGGCGGCAGTGCTGGGTCTTGATAATGCCGGTATCGTCGCGGCCTGCACCGAGGCTGCGCAAGGTGAGGTGGTCGAACCGGTTAATTTCAATGCCAACGGCCAGACCGTCATTGCCGGCCACAAGGCGGCAGTCGAACGCGCCATGGAAGCCTGCAAGGCTCGTGGCGCCAAGATGGCCAAGGCATTGCCGGTGTCTGCCCCGTTCCATTCTTCGTTGATTCGTCCGGCCGCCGACAAGCTGGCCGCACGTCTGGCCGAATTGACGCTGAACGTGCCGAATATTCCGGTAATCAACAACGTTGATGTTGCCATCGAAAACGATCCGGCCTGCATCAAGGATGCTCTGGTTCGCCAGGCTTACAACCCTGTTCGCTGGGTGGAAACCATTCAGGCCATGGCTGCGCTGGGTGTGACTACTGTTGCCGAATGCGGTCCGGGCAAAGTTCTTGCCGGCCTGACCAAGCGTTGTGCCGACGGGGTCAGTGGCGTCGCACTGGCTGATGCCGCCTCGATTGAAGCAAATCTTGGGCTGGAATAATCATGCTGAACGATAAAATTGCACTGGTTACCGGTGCCACCCGCGGTATCGGTCGTGCCATTGCGCTCGAACTGGGAAAGCAGGGCGCAACTGTCGTTGGTACTGCAACCAGCGCCGATGGCGCAGAAAAAATTTCTGCCTACCTGGCTGAAGCTGGGATCAAGGGCAAAGGTATTGCACTCGATGTCTGCGATGTGCCGCAGACTGATGCGGCACTGGCTGATATTGCCAAGGAATTTGGCGCAATCGGGATTCTGGTCAATAACGCCGGAATTACCCGCGACAATCTGACCATGCGCATGGGCGACGATGAATGGGATGCCGTCATCGATACCAACCTGAAAGCGGTATTCCGGCTTTCGCGCGGCGTCATGCGCGGCATGATGAAAGCCCGTTTTGGCCGTATCGTTAATATTACTTCCGTGGTGGGCTACTCCGGCAATGCCGGGCAGGCTAACTATTGCGCCGCCAAGGCTGGCGTCGCCGGCATGTCCCGTTCGCTGGCACGCGAACTGGGTAGCCGCAACATCACGGTCAACTGCGTTGCGCCGGGCTTTATTGCAACCGACATGACGCATGCACTCGATGACAAGCAGAAGGAAGCCATGCTGGCTTCCATTCCGCTTGGCCGTGCTGGCACACCGGAGGATATCGCCGGTGCTGTCAGTTTCCTCGTATCCCCGGCAGCTGCCTATGTCACCGGCACGACAGTGCATGTGAATGGCGGCATGTTCATGGATTAATTCCCCGAAGCCCCGGCTTTTGGTAAACTTATAACGTTTTTTTTCGTACCCCTCAGGGGAAGGAGCTTTTCTAATGGATAACATCGTAGAGCGCGTCAAGAAGATCGTCGCCGAACAACTGGGCGTGAACGAAGCGGACATCAAGAACGAGTCCTCCTTCGTGGACGATCTGGGCGCGGATTCCCTGGACACCGTTGAACTGGTCATGGCACTGGAAGAGGAATTCGAGACCGAAATTCCGGACGACCAGGCTGAAAAGATCACGACGGTTCAACAGGCTGTCGATTTCATCCTCGCCAACAAGAAGTAATCCAATTCTGGTTGAACCAGGCAAGGCCGGCCCCCATGGCCGGCCTTGCTACATTTGCTTTCGGAGTGCACCTTGGCGCGTCGCAGAGTCGTAGTCACCGGTCTGGGCATTGTCAGTCCGGTCGGAAATACCGTCGAAGAAGCCTGGCAGAATATTCTGGCAGGTCGTTCCGGTATTGCCCCCATCACCAAGTTCGATACATCCACCTTCCCGGTTCAGTTTGGCGGTGAGGTCAAGAACTTTGATATCACCCAATACATTTCTGCCAAGGATGCGCGGCGGATGGATGATTTCATCCATTTCGGCCTGGCTGCCGGCATGCAGGCTGTACGTGATGCAGGTCTGGACAAGGAAAACGTTGTCGACCTGGAACGCGTCGGTGTGGCCATTGGTTCCGGTATCGGCGGCTTGCCGCTGATCGAGCAAACCAAGGAAGAATATACCGCCGGTGGTGTCCGCAAGGTCTCGCCGTTCTTTGTGCCGGGCTCGATCATCAACATGATCTCCGGCAATCTGTCGATTGAATACGGGTTCAAGGGGCCGAATATTGCCCTGGTTTCCGCTTGCACTACAGGCACGCATTCGATCGGTGATGCCGCACGTATCATCGAATACGGTGATGCCGACGTGATGGTGGCCGGTGGTGCTGAATCGACCGTTTCGCCGCTCGGCATGGGGGGGTTCTGTGCTGCTCGCGCCTTGTCGACGCGCAACGATGATCCCAGTACGGCCAGCCGTCCGTGGGACAAGGATCGTGATGGTTTTGTGCTGGGTGAAGGAGCCGGTGTTCTTGTTCTTGAAGAATACGAACACGCCAAGGCCCGCGGTGCCAAAATTTACGCTGAACTGGTTGGCTACGGCATGAGTGCCGATGCTTATCACATCACCGCACCGAACATGGACGGCCCGCGTCGCTCCATGGTCAATGCACTGAAGAATGCCGGCATTGCTCCATCCGATGTTCAGTACCTGAATGCCCATGGTACGTCGACGCCTTTGGGCGACAAGAACGAGTCGGATGCAGTCAAGGCTGCCTTTGGTGATGCTGCCTACAAGCTGGTGGTCAATTCGACAAAGTCGATGACCGGTCACTTGCTGGGTGGTGCGGGCGGTATCGAGTCACTGTTTACCGTGCTGGCACTGCATAACCAGATTTCCCCGCCGACAATCAATATCTTTAATCAGGATCCTGAGTGCGATCTTGATTACTGTGCCAACACGGCACGGCCAATGAATATTGAATATGCGCTGAAGAACAACTTCGGCTTTGGCGGGACCAACGGATCGCTGGTTTTCAAGCGTATCTAAAAGCGGTTTCCGAAGGGAATAGAACGGTGCAGCTTCCGATCACCATCGGGCTGCACCGTTCTCGTTTTATCGGTATCGCGCTGCAATTTTCTGCCGTGCTGGCAGGGGTTACGGTCATTTTGATGCCCGTGGACCTGGCGCTTCGTCTGGCTGGATTGGCAGTGCTTGGCGCATTTGTCATCACCGCATGGCGTCGCTACAAAACACCAATACCTTGCATTCGCCTTGAGCA
It encodes:
- the fabF gene encoding beta-ketoacyl-ACP synthase II, with the protein product MARRRVVVTGLGIVSPVGNTVEEAWQNILAGRSGIAPITKFDTSTFPVQFGGEVKNFDITQYISAKDARRMDDFIHFGLAAGMQAVRDAGLDKENVVDLERVGVAIGSGIGGLPLIEQTKEEYTAGGVRKVSPFFVPGSIINMISGNLSIEYGFKGPNIALVSACTTGTHSIGDAARIIEYGDADVMVAGGAESTVSPLGMGGFCAARALSTRNDDPSTASRPWDKDRDGFVLGEGAGVLVLEEYEHAKARGAKIYAELVGYGMSADAYHITAPNMDGPRRSMVNALKNAGIAPSDVQYLNAHGTSTPLGDKNESDAVKAAFGDAAYKLVVNSTKSMTGHLLGGAGGIESLFTVLALHNQISPPTINIFNQDPECDLDYCANTARPMNIEYALKNNFGFGGTNGSLVFKRI